One genomic segment of [Phormidium] sp. ETS-05 includes these proteins:
- a CDS encoding CAP domain-containing protein — MKPQLNPKITLPVLAALATVSCAGAISSSIPVQVAPVALPVAVAQGSIADMEQAVHQQVNQYRAQKGLPPLSLNQTISQQCREHSQNMANGSVPFSHNGFDVRVDAIAEEITYGSAAENVAYNYGHPDPVRQAVTGWIGSDGHRKNMEGDFDLTGVGVAKNAKGEYYFTQIFIKRR, encoded by the coding sequence ATGAAACCCCAGTTAAATCCTAAAATTACCCTACCAGTCTTAGCGGCACTGGCTACGGTTTCCTGTGCCGGTGCCATTTCTTCGAGCATTCCCGTCCAAGTAGCGCCAGTAGCCTTACCTGTCGCCGTGGCACAAGGTAGCATTGCCGATATGGAACAAGCAGTTCACCAACAGGTAAATCAATACCGCGCTCAGAAAGGTTTACCTCCCTTGAGTTTGAATCAGACTATCAGCCAGCAATGCCGAGAACATAGCCAGAATATGGCTAACGGTAGTGTTCCTTTCAGTCACAACGGTTTTGATGTCCGGGTGGATGCTATCGCCGAGGAAATTACCTATGGGTCAGCGGCAGAGAATGTGGCTTATAATTATGGCCACCCTGACCCAGTACGGCAAGCGGTAACGGGTTGGATTGGCAGTGACGGACACCGCAAGAATATGGAGGGGGATTTTGATTTAACTGGGGTTGGTGTTGCCAAAAATGCCAAAGGGGAATATTATTTCACCCAGATTTTTATTAAACGCCGCTGA
- a CDS encoding metallophosphoesterase — protein MSDRAKLNLASVIWLEKPLFSLIVGLVLLSFTGLLGAVICGENRFGIVRLLCDGLFWHGFAVMAGLAWLLWRREPLVARACGIVAIMVAVIGIYAFRIEPYWLEISRLQLKTDKLEQPVKIVVVADLQSDVFGEYERKALRLANDAKGDIILFLGDYAQESPYHVRDKSLQDFKATLQEININAPQGIYAVRGNLETGYDWNPVFDGLPVRLLEQTETVELPNLCITGLSLTDSHNAKLFIPECGEKFHVVFGHVPNFALGDVRGDLLIAGHTHGGQLRIPFIGPLATASKIPNQWGAGITDLGNNRTLFVSRGIGMERGYAPRFRFLCRPELAIIELLPA, from the coding sequence ATGAGTGACCGAGCCAAGCTGAACCTAGCATCAGTCATTTGGCTAGAAAAACCTTTATTTTCTCTCATAGTTGGGCTGGTTTTACTGAGCTTCACTGGCTTGTTAGGGGCGGTGATTTGCGGAGAAAATAGATTTGGCATCGTGCGGCTGTTATGCGATGGTTTATTTTGGCACGGTTTTGCCGTAATGGCGGGTTTGGCTTGGCTGTTGTGGCGGCGTGAGCCTCTGGTTGCCCGCGCCTGTGGCATAGTGGCGATTATGGTAGCTGTTATTGGCATTTACGCTTTTAGAATCGAACCTTATTGGTTAGAGATATCTCGCCTTCAGCTCAAAACCGATAAACTGGAGCAACCAGTAAAGATTGTAGTAGTAGCCGACTTGCAGAGTGATGTTTTTGGCGAATACGAGCGGAAAGCGTTGCGGTTAGCCAACGACGCCAAAGGTGATATAATTCTCTTTCTAGGCGATTATGCCCAAGAGAGTCCATATCATGTGCGAGACAAATCTCTACAGGATTTCAAAGCAACTCTCCAAGAAATTAACATCAACGCCCCCCAGGGTATATATGCAGTCAGGGGAAATCTAGAAACAGGATACGATTGGAATCCGGTTTTTGATGGGTTGCCGGTGCGGTTGCTTGAGCAGACGGAGACGGTGGAACTGCCCAACCTTTGTATTACCGGTCTGAGTTTAACGGATTCACATAATGCCAAATTATTTATTCCTGAGTGCGGCGAAAAATTTCACGTGGTTTTCGGTCATGTGCCCAACTTTGCTTTGGGGGATGTGCGGGGAGATTTGCTGATTGCAGGTCATACTCACGGCGGTCAGCTCCGCATCCCTTTTATTGGACCATTGGCCACGGCTTCAAAAATTCCCAACCAGTGGGGAGCGGGGATAACAGATTTAGGGAATAACCGGACTTTATTCGTATCTCGGGGGATTGGGATGGAACGGGGTTATGCGCCTAGGTTTAGGTTTTTGTGCCGTCCCGAGTTGGCGATTATAGAATTGCTACCAGCATAG
- a CDS encoding HlyD family secretion protein, with protein sequence MTAVNKPQKSPLKVVPPKSPNPAPIGTPTPPPAQKTPTTPEPTKSSPAPKADGKWFIMALMVVGVGAIAAMPFTNYVRGEAEITDQEGARERITIPISGMVKIKVKTNQVVAARDVVAEVTSAEIENQIADAERQRQQAVASLAAAENYLPIAEKQLEEAETAEAIARSRADKQQQEIQAIISGENLPKIRELEREIEIIEQEIASIHNNDIRRIQIEIVSIQKEIEGIEINTSRLSEQLKEVEKRLSKLQGLAADGLFPSEDPRILELNNQKTSLTSQIEQQTISQIPVKRQEILAKESEIRQSESLIEQKYQLIAAKREQIQEVEKQVRDLSDERENDIEQQVAARRRAEEELEAARGKVESEKQLLTEAEGELQRLETRMKTDLILRTPVGGTVLTQNLDLLNNTTIQAGQEILRIADLRQLPAEVKIAQEDANLINTGQIAIFKLRGSSSSEYQAIVQEKTSVIDTDESGRPRLTVKISIKNQENQLLPGTAGYVHIATGEMRVYQKVWLEVNKVLNLGKYLPW encoded by the coding sequence ATGACTGCAGTCAATAAACCCCAAAAATCCCCCCTGAAAGTGGTGCCACCGAAATCGCCCAACCCAGCACCCATAGGGACACCCACCCCACCACCAGCACAGAAAACACCCACCACACCAGAGCCAACCAAATCATCCCCTGCACCCAAGGCTGATGGCAAATGGTTCATTATGGCATTGATGGTTGTGGGAGTGGGAGCTATTGCTGCTATGCCATTTACTAACTATGTGCGGGGAGAAGCGGAAATCACCGACCAAGAAGGAGCGCGGGAACGCATCACCATACCAATATCAGGCATGGTGAAAATTAAAGTCAAAACTAATCAGGTGGTGGCGGCGCGGGATGTGGTCGCCGAAGTCACCAGTGCCGAAATAGAAAATCAAATTGCCGATGCTGAAAGACAGCGCCAGCAAGCCGTAGCCTCCCTAGCAGCAGCAGAAAATTACCTCCCCATTGCCGAAAAGCAACTAGAAGAGGCGGAAACAGCGGAGGCGATCGCACGCAGTCGCGCTGACAAACAGCAGCAAGAAATTCAGGCGATTATTTCTGGGGAGAATTTGCCTAAAATTCGGGAGCTAGAGCGGGAGATTGAGATTATAGAACAGGAAATTGCTAGTATCCACAATAATGATATTCGGCGCATCCAAATCGAGATCGTCTCCATTCAAAAAGAAATTGAAGGCATAGAAATCAATACCTCTCGCTTGAGCGAACAATTAAAAGAAGTAGAAAAACGGCTGTCTAAATTGCAAGGATTAGCCGCTGATGGACTATTTCCATCCGAAGATCCAAGAATTTTAGAGTTGAATAATCAGAAAACGAGCCTGACCAGTCAGATTGAACAGCAAACCATAAGTCAAATCCCAGTCAAGCGGCAGGAAATCTTGGCTAAAGAAAGCGAAATTCGCCAAAGTGAGAGCTTAATTGAGCAAAAATATCAATTAATTGCGGCGAAACGAGAGCAAATTCAAGAAGTAGAGAAGCAAGTACGAGATTTATCAGATGAGCGGGAAAACGATATTGAACAGCAGGTAGCGGCGCGGCGGCGTGCGGAGGAGGAATTAGAGGCGGCGCGAGGGAAGGTGGAAAGTGAGAAACAACTGCTAACGGAGGCGGAAGGGGAACTGCAAAGACTGGAAACCAGGATGAAAACCGATTTGATTTTGAGAACCCCAGTGGGTGGCACAGTCTTGACGCAGAATTTAGACCTACTCAATAATACCACAATCCAAGCCGGTCAAGAAATCCTCAGAATTGCTGACTTGAGGCAGTTGCCAGCCGAGGTTAAGATTGCCCAAGAAGATGCAAACCTGATAAATACTGGTCAAATAGCTATTTTTAAACTTCGGGGTAGTTCCAGTTCAGAATATCAAGCCATAGTCCAAGAGAAGACCAGTGTGATTGACACTGATGAATCGGGAAGACCGAGATTAACGGTCAAAATATCTATTAAAAACCAGGAAAATCAACTGCTCCCAGGAACGGCTGGGTATGTACATATTGCAACTGGGGAGATGCGAGTTTATCAAAAAGTATGGCTAGAGGTAAACAAGGTGTTAAATTTGGGTAAGTATCTGCCTTGGTGA
- a CDS encoding DUF1508 domain-containing protein yields MAKFELYADNAGEYRWRLRANNHQIIAVSGQGYSKKSDCLHGIYLMGQLSPDAAVTDLTKPGEPVSLTPETPEAEPPGALVKVPHGIVFADMPHQDFELPVYLL; encoded by the coding sequence ATGGCCAAATTTGAACTATACGCCGACAACGCAGGCGAGTATCGCTGGCGTTTGCGAGCCAACAACCACCAAATTATCGCCGTTTCCGGCCAAGGATATAGCAAAAAATCCGATTGTCTCCACGGCATCTATCTGATGGGACAATTATCCCCCGACGCCGCCGTTACCGACCTAACCAAACCCGGAGAACCTGTCTCCCTCACCCCTGAAACCCCAGAAGCCGAACCCCCAGGAGCCTTAGTCAAGGTTCCTCATGGTATCGTCTTTGCCGATATGCCGCATCAGGACTTTGAGCTACCGGTATATCTGCTTTAA
- a CDS encoding translation initiation factor produces MADKGKNSSGASNKRVVYQEFGNVNPLAVERGVSELPPSQQNLRVQASRKGRKGKTVTVVTGFQAKPETLAALLKVLKTQCGAGGTVKDGEIEIQGDHREKVLEILVKEGYKAKISGG; encoded by the coding sequence ATGGCTGATAAGGGCAAGAATTCTTCTGGCGCTTCTAATAAGCGTGTGGTTTATCAGGAATTTGGCAATGTTAATCCCTTGGCGGTGGAGCGTGGGGTTTCGGAGCTACCGCCATCCCAGCAGAATTTGCGGGTGCAGGCTTCCCGGAAGGGACGCAAGGGAAAAACGGTAACTGTGGTGACGGGTTTTCAGGCGAAACCAGAAACTCTGGCGGCGTTGCTCAAGGTCTTGAAAACTCAGTGTGGTGCTGGTGGGACGGTGAAGGATGGGGAAATTGAAATTCAGGGCGACCACCGTGAGAAAGTGTTGGAGATTTTGGTAAAAGAGGGTTACAAAGCGAAAATTAGTGGGGGCTGA
- a CDS encoding ribonuclease H-like domain-containing protein produces MEDFQVRDGDINEAELVAYARSEAVAVDTETMGLLPRRDRLCLIQLCNQERVTVIRIAKGQTAAPNLQQLLEAENVLKVFHFARFDMTALQYHLGIRVKPVFCTKIASKLARTYSPRHGLKDVVQELLQIELDKTAQSSDWGNAASLSPEQLKYAANDVRHLLTVQQKLAAMLHREERWQLAQDSFNCLPVFVELDLLGYENLFDHH; encoded by the coding sequence TTGGAAGATTTTCAGGTAAGAGATGGGGACATTAACGAAGCGGAACTGGTTGCCTATGCTAGGTCAGAAGCCGTGGCGGTGGATACAGAGACGATGGGACTGCTGCCTCGGCGCGATCGGCTCTGTCTAATTCAACTATGCAACCAAGAGCGTGTCACCGTCATTCGCATCGCCAAAGGTCAAACCGCCGCCCCCAATTTACAGCAACTCCTAGAAGCCGAAAACGTCCTCAAAGTTTTTCACTTTGCCCGGTTTGACATGACCGCCTTACAATATCACCTAGGCATCCGCGTCAAACCAGTTTTCTGCACCAAAATTGCCAGCAAACTCGCCCGCACCTACAGCCCCCGTCACGGACTCAAAGATGTAGTGCAAGAATTGCTGCAAATAGAACTAGATAAAACCGCCCAAAGTTCTGACTGGGGAAATGCCGCATCCTTGTCACCAGAACAGCTTAAATACGCTGCCAATGACGTGCGACATTTGCTCACCGTCCAGCAAAAACTCGCCGCCATGTTGCACAGAGAAGAACGCTGGCAACTCGCCCAAGATAGTTTTAACTGCTTGCCCGTATTCGTAGAGTTGGACTTATTGGGCTACGAGAACCTATTCGACCATCATTAG
- a CDS encoding AAA family ATPase: protein MSKSAPAKKRERVPGITRIAVSGYKSLYEECSIEVRPLTILAGVNSSGKSSIMQPLLLLKQTLEATYDPGPLLLDGPNVRFTLTEQLFSHLSKQLCCDRFIIKLQLHDTEIRNIIKKILKIYIHCSNSLFNE, encoded by the coding sequence ATGAGTAAATCTGCCCCAGCCAAAAAAAGAGAACGAGTCCCAGGAATCACCCGCATTGCCGTCAGTGGCTATAAATCTCTCTATGAAGAATGTAGCATAGAAGTGCGCCCCCTGACTATCCTTGCTGGTGTCAACAGTTCTGGTAAATCCAGCATTATGCAGCCATTGCTCCTACTCAAGCAAACCCTAGAGGCGACCTATGACCCCGGTCCTTTACTCCTAGACGGTCCTAATGTAAGGTTTACCTTAACCGAACAATTATTTTCTCACTTGTCAAAACAATTATGCTGCGATCGCTTTATTATAAAACTTCAGCTTCACGACACTGAGATTAGAAATATTATCAAAAAAATCCTAAAAATTTATATCCATTGCAGCAACTCACTATTTAATGAATGA
- a CDS encoding methyl-accepting chemotaxis protein translates to MFTRLKTLSLKNYIWLISILPTTGFFFFICWSYYEFISHSKFIQNLENTINNQAELTLEQQQLITKLTTEQSQLLERRALVLKVALVVETALILWSVSAMISGVTKRVEEMAGEMAASAAKIAGNIQEQEGMAALQAAAVNQTTATIDELRSSATQTAQQTEGVAVGARRALDLADIGTKAVEKTLAEMSNLNTTVSEIAAQTARLRQQISQIRNISTLVGDLASQTNMLALNAAVEAVRAGEHGKGFAVVATEIRKLADQSQKSTERISMLVGDIQTAINGTVAVTEKGTKTVETTVKIAQDTAQAFQGVTAAIDDITMSTQQISLSTNQQAVAVGQVATAMNDLNRLALQTAKAIVEVKASTEQLKSPTNT, encoded by the coding sequence ATGTTTACCCGTCTGAAAACTCTCTCACTTAAAAATTACATCTGGCTGATTTCTATCTTACCCACTACCGGATTTTTTTTCTTTATCTGCTGGTCATATTATGAATTTATATCTCACAGTAAATTCATCCAAAACCTAGAAAATACCATCAATAATCAAGCTGAATTAACCCTAGAACAGCAACAGTTAATTACCAAATTAACTACAGAACAAAGCCAATTGCTAGAAAGGAGGGCTTTAGTCCTCAAAGTGGCATTGGTGGTGGAAACAGCTTTGATTTTGTGGTCAGTTTCGGCGATGATATCAGGAGTGACCAAGAGGGTGGAGGAAATGGCTGGGGAAATGGCCGCATCGGCGGCGAAGATTGCGGGGAACATCCAGGAGCAAGAAGGGATGGCGGCGCTGCAGGCGGCGGCGGTGAATCAAACCACTGCCACGATTGATGAGTTGCGATCGTCCGCGACACAAACAGCTCAACAAACTGAAGGGGTAGCGGTGGGGGCTCGGCGAGCTTTGGACTTAGCGGATATTGGCACGAAGGCAGTGGAGAAAACCCTGGCGGAGATGTCAAATTTAAACACAACGGTGAGCGAAATCGCGGCACAAACGGCCCGCCTCCGCCAACAAATATCGCAAATTCGGAACATTTCCACCCTAGTGGGAGATTTGGCGAGCCAAACCAATATGCTGGCGCTCAACGCGGCGGTGGAAGCAGTCCGAGCGGGGGAACATGGTAAGGGTTTTGCTGTGGTTGCTACGGAAATTCGCAAACTGGCAGACCAAAGTCAAAAATCCACGGAGCGGATTAGTATGTTGGTGGGGGATATTCAAACAGCAATTAACGGCACAGTTGCAGTGACGGAAAAAGGAACGAAGACGGTAGAAACCACGGTCAAAATTGCTCAAGATACCGCCCAAGCCTTCCAAGGTGTCACCGCCGCGATCGACGACATCACGATGAGTACCCAGCAAATTTCTCTGAGTACCAACCAACAGGCAGTAGCCGTCGGTCAAGTGGCCACCGCCATGAACGACCTCAACCGCCTTGCGCTCCAAACTGCTAAGGCGATCGTCGAAGTCAAAGCCAGTACCGAACAGCTCAAATCCCCTACCAACACCTAA
- a CDS encoding ABC transporter ATP-binding protein produces the protein MDAAAARTKPIASEATPVVQTWELSKFYRTGFFMNQTIESLKNFTLTVYEGETFGLLGQNGAGKTTLLKTLLGIVRPTSGRAMILGKPLGDRTARQRLGYLPENPYFYDYLTGWEFLQFTASLFQIHPDIQRQRIPQLLDWVGLSQNSARKKQLRQYSKGMLQRIGMAQALINDPDVVFLDEPMSGLDPLGRYQMREIIVSLKEQGRTIFFNSHILADVEQICDRVAILARGELICSGSIPELIGTSETYYVKGTGGNPEVLKQWLPDLEFEELGWQGHLSGTIQDFLSSIQLMGAKVISINLSTTTLEEFFVEQLRAKGMTVSQ, from the coding sequence ATGGATGCGGCAGCAGCTAGAACCAAACCGATCGCCAGCGAAGCGACGCCGGTGGTGCAAACTTGGGAACTCAGCAAGTTCTACCGCACCGGCTTTTTTATGAATCAAACCATCGAATCCCTGAAAAACTTCACTCTCACGGTATATGAGGGGGAAACTTTTGGTTTGCTTGGCCAAAATGGCGCGGGTAAAACTACTTTGCTGAAAACCCTACTGGGGATAGTGCGTCCTACTAGCGGTAGGGCGATGATTTTGGGGAAGCCTTTGGGCGATCGCACAGCGCGCCAACGCCTAGGATACCTACCCGAAAACCCCTATTTTTACGATTATCTCACCGGTTGGGAATTTCTGCAATTTACCGCCAGTTTATTTCAAATTCACCCGGACATCCAGCGGCAGCGAATTCCGCAACTGCTAGACTGGGTAGGACTATCTCAAAATAGTGCCCGCAAAAAACAACTGCGCCAATATTCTAAAGGGATGCTGCAGCGTATTGGCATGGCCCAAGCCCTGATTAATGACCCGGATGTGGTATTTTTAGATGAGCCCATGTCCGGTCTCGACCCCCTCGGTCGCTACCAAATGCGCGAAATTATTGTTTCCCTGAAAGAGCAAGGGCGAACGATATTTTTTAACAGCCATATTCTGGCGGATGTGGAGCAGATATGCGATCGGGTTGCCATCCTCGCCCGAGGCGAACTTATCTGCAGTGGCTCCATTCCCGAACTCATCGGCACCTCAGAAACCTACTACGTAAAAGGCACCGGTGGCAACCCCGAAGTTCTCAAACAGTGGTTGCCTGATTTAGAATTCGAGGAATTAGGCTGGCAAGGTCACTTAAGCGGTACTATTCAAGATTTCCTCTCCAGTATCCAGCTTATGGGAGCCAAAGTCATTTCCATTAACCTATCCACCACCACCCTAGAAGAATTTTTCGTGGAACAACTCCGAGCCAAAGGTATGACTGTGAGTCAATAA
- a CDS encoding response regulator transcription factor: MNTVLLVEDSLTQQKMISDLLKDKGLNVTVASDGVEAIEKIQQQSPDLVVLDIVMPKMNGYEVCRRIKSTPTTQNIPVIMCSAKAEEFDRYWGMKQGADAYIAKPFHPKELLGTVKQLLNT; encoded by the coding sequence ATGAATACAGTTCTGCTGGTGGAAGATAGCCTCACCCAACAAAAAATGATTTCAGACCTCCTTAAGGATAAAGGTCTCAACGTCACTGTGGCTAGTGATGGCGTAGAAGCGATCGAGAAAATTCAGCAACAGTCCCCGGACCTGGTGGTTTTGGATATCGTGATGCCGAAAATGAACGGCTATGAGGTGTGTCGCCGCATCAAAAGCACTCCCACCACCCAAAATATTCCGGTAATTATGTGTTCGGCGAAGGCGGAAGAGTTCGATCGCTACTGGGGTATGAAACAGGGAGCCGATGCCTACATCGCCAAACCCTTTCACCCCAAAGAACTCCTCGGCACCGTCAAACAGTTGCTTAATACCTAA
- the trpB gene encoding tryptophan synthase subunit beta translates to MTATPLHPPTTAPTQQPDSQGRFGNFGGKYVPETLMPALAELETAYYSYSQTPDFQQELSELLRDYVGRPSPLYFADRLTEYYRRPDGSGPQIYLKREDLNHTGAHKINNALGQVLLAKRMGKKRIIAETGAGQHGVATATVCARFGLECIIYMGVRDMERQALNVFRMRLMGAKVSPVAAGTGTLKDATSEAIRDWVTNVETTHYILGSVAGPHPYPMMVRDFQAIIGQETRTQCQEKWGGLPDILLACVGGGSNAMGLFHEFVGDTQIRMIGVEAAGEGVNTDKHAATLTQGRVGVLHGAMSYLLQDDDGQVVEAHSISAGLDYPGVGPEHSYLKDAGRAEYYSITDEEALAGFQRLSQLEGIIPALETAHAIAYLEKLCPQLSGSPRIVINCSGRGDKDVQTVAKFLKFTE, encoded by the coding sequence GTGACTGCGACCCCCTTACACCCCCCCACCACCGCCCCCACCCAGCAACCAGACAGCCAGGGCAGATTTGGCAATTTCGGCGGCAAATACGTCCCGGAAACCCTGATGCCCGCTCTAGCGGAACTGGAAACGGCATATTATAGCTACAGCCAAACCCCAGATTTTCAACAAGAACTATCGGAGCTGCTGCGAGATTACGTAGGACGCCCCAGCCCGCTTTACTTTGCCGATCGCCTCACCGAATACTACCGCCGCCCCGACGGCAGCGGCCCCCAAATCTACCTCAAACGGGAAGACCTTAACCACACTGGCGCCCACAAAATCAACAACGCCTTGGGGCAAGTCCTCCTCGCCAAACGCATGGGCAAAAAGCGCATCATCGCCGAAACTGGAGCTGGTCAACATGGCGTCGCCACCGCCACCGTTTGCGCTCGCTTCGGGCTCGAGTGCATCATCTATATGGGGGTGCGAGATATGGAACGCCAAGCCCTCAACGTCTTTAGAATGCGCCTCATGGGAGCCAAAGTCTCCCCAGTAGCAGCGGGAACCGGCACCCTCAAAGATGCCACATCGGAAGCCATTCGCGATTGGGTGACAAACGTCGAAACCACCCATTACATCCTCGGTTCCGTGGCCGGTCCCCACCCCTACCCGATGATGGTGCGGGATTTTCAAGCCATTATCGGCCAAGAAACTCGCACTCAATGCCAAGAAAAATGGGGCGGTTTACCCGATATTCTCTTAGCTTGCGTTGGCGGGGGCTCTAATGCAATGGGTCTATTTCACGAGTTCGTCGGCGATACCCAAATTCGGATGATTGGCGTAGAAGCCGCTGGGGAAGGCGTCAACACCGACAAACACGCCGCCACCCTCACCCAAGGACGGGTGGGAGTCCTGCACGGCGCTATGAGTTATTTGTTACAAGATGATGATGGCCAGGTAGTGGAGGCTCACTCCATCAGCGCTGGTTTAGATTATCCTGGAGTAGGCCCAGAACACAGCTATTTAAAAGATGCTGGCCGAGCTGAGTATTACAGCATCACCGATGAAGAGGCTCTGGCCGGGTTCCAGCGGCTATCACAGTTAGAGGGAATTATCCCGGCTTTGGAGACCGCCCACGCCATAGCTTATTTAGAAAAACTCTGTCCCCAGTTGAGCGGCAGTCCTCGCATTGTCATTAACTGCTCTGGACGGGGCGATAAAGACGTGCAAACTGTGGCCAAATTCCTCAAATTTACGGAGTAA
- a CDS encoding AAA family ATPase yields the protein MAEFWDFIKLTVIRSRCFLDLGLASEKLSLGYQKNNLPNPLSLAEPFKKSIFQLIHVPGLRANPERTYKTTAVQGEFPGTFENYVASIVNYWKEKKDQRLEKLGSMLATLGLTWKVDARQVDDTQVELLVGRLPRSSKGGARDMVSIADVGFGVSQVLPVLVALLVAEPGQLVYLEQPEIHLHPRAQAALAEILAEAANRDVRVVVETHSDLLLRRVQSLVAEGTISPEKVKLHWFERQDNGMTAVKSADLDEAGAFGEWPADFADVAIAEESRYLDAAESRFAEKFHVS from the coding sequence TTGGCAGAATTCTGGGATTTTATCAAATTAACTGTAATTAGAAGCAGGTGTTTTCTCGACTTAGGACTAGCTTCAGAAAAATTATCCCTGGGATATCAGAAAAATAATTTACCTAATCCACTTAGTCTAGCAGAACCATTCAAAAAATCGATTTTCCAGCTAATTCACGTGCCGGGATTGAGAGCAAATCCAGAACGCACCTATAAAACCACAGCGGTTCAAGGGGAATTTCCCGGCACTTTTGAAAATTATGTGGCCAGTATTGTCAATTACTGGAAAGAAAAAAAAGACCAGCGACTGGAGAAACTGGGAAGTATGTTGGCAACTCTGGGACTGACATGGAAAGTCGATGCTAGACAGGTTGACGATACCCAAGTAGAACTCCTGGTCGGACGCTTACCTCGGAGCAGCAAAGGTGGTGCAAGGGATATGGTCAGTATTGCTGATGTTGGTTTCGGCGTTTCTCAGGTTTTACCCGTTCTAGTGGCTCTGCTCGTAGCCGAACCGGGACAATTAGTTTATCTGGAACAGCCGGAAATTCACCTTCATCCGCGAGCGCAAGCTGCGTTAGCGGAGATACTAGCTGAGGCGGCAAACCGGGACGTGCGGGTGGTGGTGGAAACTCACAGCGACTTGCTGCTTAGACGGGTTCAATCATTAGTAGCTGAGGGGACAATCTCCCCAGAAAAAGTCAAGTTGCACTGGTTTGAAAGGCAAGATAATGGTATGACTGCAGTCAAAAGCGCTGACTTAGATGAGGCTGGTGCTTTTGGTGAATGGCCCGCCGATTTTGCAGATGTGGCTATTGCAGAAGAAAGCCGCTATCTAGATGCAGCGGAGTCTCGGTTTGCGGAAAAATTTCATGTCAGCTAA